One Serpentinicella alkaliphila DNA segment encodes these proteins:
- a CDS encoding permease prefix domain 1-containing protein has protein sequence MHKVIENYLEEVCAQVKYKKAHSQITNELSSHIYELVDNYVDRGMTEEETTIKAVLQMGNATDIGKELHKTHRPKIEWSILVLVGVTIII, from the coding sequence TTGCATAAGGTTATTGAAAATTATTTGGAAGAGGTTTGCGCACAGGTAAAATACAAGAAAGCACACTCTCAAATAACAAATGAACTAAGTAGTCATATTTATGAGCTAGTGGATAATTACGTGGATAGGGGTATGACTGAAGAAGAGACCACAATAAAAGCGGTTTTGCAGATGGGTAATGCAACGGATATAGGTAAGGAATTACATAAAACACATAGGCCAAAAATAGAGTGGTCTATATTGGTTCTCGTAGGTGTCACTATAATAATCTGA
- a CDS encoding YddF family protein — MKLPVVLFNGVVATTNGIYEIEDVDVETAIELIKEKGFVSAIGHEATALIMSEILGINIPMNRIQFKQEVGQDAIVLKLNVRPEEGKILTIDEMKLIGFGLKIMKRLK, encoded by the coding sequence TTGAAATTACCTGTTGTATTATTTAATGGAGTTGTAGCGACTACGAATGGTATTTATGAAATAGAGGATGTTGATGTTGAAACAGCCATAGAGTTAATTAAGGAAAAAGGTTTTGTTTCTGCTATAGGACATGAAGCTACAGCGCTAATAATGTCAGAAATATTGGGTATAAATATACCGATGAATAGAATACAATTTAAGCAGGAAGTTGGGCAGGATGCAATCGTATTAAAGCTTAATGTTAGACCTGAGGAAGGTAAAATATTAACTATTGATGAAATGAAATTAATAGGTTTTGGTTTGAAAATAATGAAAAGATTAAAATAA
- a CDS encoding lecithin retinol acyltransferase family protein, with amino-acid sequence MKGDVIFVYRKRLGLKPFTTRKSAHSTKIDELICRACTYKHYGIEVEDGNVIHFICDSIFLTKYGMIKKVTMDEFIKDGKKEVDTTINYKYSRKHIVKRAYSKIDTTFGGYHPFKNNCEHFTAWCANGFKSSNQSDFTKKAYTLIKLPRRATKRVVVSAITLFSILKL; translated from the coding sequence ATGAAAGGTGATGTAATTTTTGTCTATAGAAAACGTCTAGGACTAAAGCCTTTTACTACACGTAAATCAGCTCACTCAACAAAAATAGATGAACTAATTTGTCGTGCCTGTACTTATAAACACTATGGTATAGAAGTTGAAGATGGAAATGTAATTCATTTTATTTGTGATAGTATATTTCTAACAAAATACGGTATGATTAAAAAAGTGACTATGGATGAATTTATTAAGGATGGTAAAAAAGAAGTAGATACTACCATTAATTATAAGTATTCTAGGAAGCATATAGTTAAAAGAGCCTATAGTAAAATAGACACTACTTTTGGTGGATACCATCCATTTAAAAATAATTGTGAGCATTTCACCGCATGGTGTGCAAATGGTTTTAAGTCATCAAATCAGTCTGATTTTACTAAAAAAGCATATACTTTAATTAAATTACCAAGAAGAGCAACAAAGAGAGTTGTAGTATCAGCAATAACCCTATTCAGTATTTTGAAATTATAA
- a CDS encoding VanZ family protein, with protein MRGFSWFFWNSVKLSALNVLLLLPLGIYLPVIFNVKDGKKVLIITFLASLNIEIYQAVFSFFGLVFIVRTTNVDDLILNTLVG; from the coding sequence ATAAGAGGTTTTAGCTGGTTTTTTTGGAACTCTGTTAAATTATCTGCCCTAAATGTTTTATTATTATTACCTCTAGGAATTTATTTGCCAGTTATTTTTAATGTTAAAGATGGGAAGAAAGTTTTAATTATTACATTTTTGGCGTCATTAAATATTGAGATTTATCAGGCAGTCTTTTCTTTTTTCGGTTTAGTTTTTATAGTTCGGACTACTAATGTAGATGACCTTATTTTAAATACATTGGTGGGTTAA
- a CDS encoding sigma 54-interacting transcriptional regulator, which yields MVLTFLDCFFLKSNQRIKDGIKLFMKTKSNTLPIVSEEGQYLGLIVLKDLVKHLLKEENILMKDLIIWHEPILAEANPLNVEFDEMDTIDIVPVIKTENMEFEGFYIKEEIVTLKYEKHRELVHELNQVINSSYNGILAINSEGNIIVYNTAAERIMGKPKDKVFGKHISYVDPDKALLDTLKTQEVSVNVKRVINGYDILSNRSPLIYEGRCIGAVGVFVDRSDIEKVSYELESYKKLSKELNDILEASYDGLYICDKEGRVIRVNSSWEKICGLSREYTIGKTAQELIKDGWYDNSAALLTLKNKEVSTTMLEITSGPKKGQIIMATGTPIFDKNGELDLVVVNVRDITYLEHLKTQLVETMELSKRYATELEEIRLQAKKMEDIVVRSPEMQRIMELAIRVSKVDSTVIITGESGVGKDVIAKKIHYLSKRKDKSYIKINCGAIPEHLLESELFGYEGGAFTGAKKEGKLGMFELASGGTLFLDEVGDLPLCLQVKLLRAIQEKEIVRVGGVKTIKVDVRLISATNKNLELMIREGTFREDLFYRLNVVNIQIPPLRERKEDMEYLLGFMLNKHNQNYGLNKKLAAPVVERLLSYNWPGNIREMENMIERLVVLTDEEQIQIRHLPVFLQEELSASKLVTLNSIIPLKDAIEEVEQQLIRKALDKYVTTRKVAKMLGVNQSTVVRKIKQYSIEKHDAS from the coding sequence ATGGTTTTGACTTTTCTTGATTGTTTTTTTCTCAAATCAAATCAAAGGATTAAAGATGGAATTAAGCTATTTATGAAAACAAAAAGCAACACACTCCCGATTGTTAGTGAAGAAGGACAATATTTAGGTCTTATAGTATTAAAGGATTTAGTAAAACACCTACTTAAGGAAGAAAATATTTTGATGAAGGATTTAATAATTTGGCATGAGCCTATTCTTGCAGAAGCAAATCCATTAAATGTTGAATTTGATGAAATGGATACAATCGATATTGTGCCAGTGATAAAAACAGAGAATATGGAATTTGAAGGCTTTTATATTAAAGAGGAGATTGTAACCCTAAAATATGAAAAGCATAGGGAGCTAGTCCATGAACTTAATCAAGTTATAAACTCCTCGTATAATGGAATTTTGGCAATTAATTCGGAAGGCAACATTATAGTATATAACACTGCAGCTGAACGAATTATGGGGAAACCAAAGGATAAGGTATTTGGTAAGCACATTTCATATGTAGATCCTGATAAAGCACTGCTAGATACATTGAAGACTCAGGAGGTTTCCGTAAATGTTAAGCGGGTAATTAATGGTTATGATATACTTTCAAATCGAAGTCCTCTAATATACGAAGGAAGATGTATTGGTGCAGTAGGGGTATTCGTAGATAGGTCGGATATCGAGAAAGTTAGCTATGAATTAGAATCCTATAAGAAACTATCAAAGGAATTAAATGATATACTAGAAGCTTCATATGATGGACTATACATTTGTGATAAGGAAGGACGAGTAATAAGAGTAAACTCATCCTGGGAAAAAATATGTGGTCTATCTAGAGAATATACAATTGGAAAAACTGCACAGGAGCTAATTAAAGACGGATGGTATGATAATTCAGCCGCACTTTTAACTTTGAAAAATAAAGAAGTATCAACAACTATGTTAGAAATAACCTCAGGTCCTAAAAAGGGCCAAATAATAATGGCAACTGGAACACCTATTTTCGATAAGAATGGAGAATTAGATTTAGTAGTAGTTAATGTAAGAGATATTACATATTTAGAGCATTTAAAAACCCAATTGGTTGAAACTATGGAGTTGAGTAAAAGATATGCGACTGAATTAGAGGAAATTCGTTTGCAGGCCAAGAAGATGGAAGATATAGTTGTTCGTAGTCCTGAAATGCAGCGGATAATGGAGCTAGCAATTAGAGTTTCAAAGGTAGACTCAACTGTAATAATAACAGGAGAGTCAGGGGTTGGGAAGGATGTTATAGCAAAGAAAATTCACTATTTAAGTAAGCGAAAAGATAAATCATATATTAAAATAAATTGTGGTGCTATACCAGAACATCTTCTTGAATCAGAGCTATTCGGATATGAAGGCGGAGCCTTTACAGGTGCTAAAAAAGAGGGTAAACTAGGGATGTTTGAGTTAGCTTCTGGTGGAACATTGTTTTTAGATGAAGTCGGAGATTTGCCCCTATGCCTTCAAGTTAAGCTATTAAGGGCAATTCAAGAAAAAGAAATAGTTAGAGTAGGCGGAGTTAAAACTATCAAAGTAGATGTAAGATTGATCTCAGCTACTAATAAAAATCTGGAGCTAATGATTAGAGAAGGAACCTTTAGAGAAGATTTATTTTACAGGCTCAATGTAGTAAATATTCAAATACCGCCCCTAAGAGAACGGAAAGAGGATATGGAGTATTTACTAGGTTTTATGCTAAATAAGCATAATCAAAATTATGGGCTTAATAAAAAACTGGCTGCCCCTGTAGTGGAAAGATTACTTAGCTATAACTGGCCAGGAAATATAAGAGAGATGGAGAATATGATTGAAAGATTAGTTGTATTGACAGATGAAGAACAGATTCAAATAAGGCATTTGCCGGTCTTTTTACAAGAGGAATTGTCAGCTAGTAAGTTGGTAACTTTAAATAGCATTATTCCTCTTAAGGATGCTATAGAAGAGGTAGAGCAACAACTAATAAGAAAGGCCTTAGATAAATATGTAACTACTAGGAAAGTGGCTAAAATGTTAGGCGTTAACCAGTCAACAGTAGTAAGAAAAATAAAGCAATATAGTATAGAGAAGCACGATGCATCATAG
- a CDS encoding FtsW/RodA/SpoVE family cell cycle protein, with protein sequence MYGTLGLIGFAIFYLTDYTKLEKFSLRIYVISLIILILSSRSHNTINGLSTFMIGSFRFAPVSYAIVTFTVSFSGLVIKRGKGDLKGMLKLFGIAVGATIVCMIQPSFAKAMLLASVFLVVITKAIMSKNFIGSRKVFLSVLYGGGMLSTILLYLVATDYQLARINFLKYKEYPLGSGYAYYMADKLKAGARLFGKGDGLYVNGSGINNVVIGLPEANTDFVLTYIVSAFGWIMGLSVIIILGLIIVRMFKATKSIHTPYGSYLSVSILTVFTVQSAINILMNFGLFPYVGLGLPLVSYGGSNVVTNMVLLGLFLGIYRIKDLVKKDDISIQKYIEKEELKNV encoded by the coding sequence ATATATGGCACTTTAGGGCTTATAGGTTTTGCTATTTTTTATTTAACAGATTATACAAAGCTAGAAAAGTTTTCTTTGAGGATATATGTTATCTCTTTAATTATATTAATATTATCATCCCGTTCTCATAATACAATAAACGGATTATCGACCTTTATGATAGGGTCCTTTAGATTTGCACCAGTTTCCTATGCGATTGTTACTTTTACAGTGTCTTTTTCAGGCCTTGTTATTAAACGGGGTAAAGGTGATTTGAAAGGAATGTTAAAACTATTTGGGATAGCTGTAGGTGCTACTATCGTATGTATGATTCAGCCATCCTTTGCTAAGGCAATGCTTTTAGCATCAGTTTTCTTAGTGGTTATTACAAAAGCAATTATGTCTAAAAATTTTATAGGAAGTAGAAAGGTATTTTTATCAGTACTTTATGGTGGTGGAATGCTTTCTACAATACTATTGTATTTGGTAGCTACTGATTATCAGCTTGCAAGAATAAATTTTTTAAAATATAAAGAGTACCCATTAGGTAGTGGATACGCTTATTATATGGCGGATAAGCTAAAGGCAGGGGCAAGACTATTTGGCAAGGGTGATGGACTATATGTTAACGGTAGTGGCATAAATAATGTTGTAATAGGGCTACCTGAGGCAAATACAGACTTTGTTTTGACATATATAGTATCAGCCTTTGGTTGGATTATGGGGTTATCAGTAATTATAATACTAGGTTTGATTATTGTAAGAATGTTTAAAGCAACAAAATCCATACATACACCCTATGGTAGCTATTTATCAGTATCTATCCTTACGGTATTTACTGTACAGAGTGCAATAAACATACTAATGAATTTTGGTCTTTTTCCGTATGTGGGTTTAGGCCTACCATTAGTATCCTATGGGGGTTCAAATGTTGTGACTAATATGGTGCTATTAGGATTGTTTTTGGGAATATATAGAATAAAGGACCTTGTAAAAAAGGATGATATTTCCATTCAGAAATATATAGAAAAGGAAGAATTAAAAAATGTATAG
- a CDS encoding PadR family transcriptional regulator, with protein MKINKELIKGSTTMFILKLLSRGDMYGYQMIRELEEQSDNTFTLKEGTLYPILNLLESDGMIESYWEDTESARKRKYYKITNNGKKLLAEKEKEWEIYSNAVNKVIGGAGLA; from the coding sequence ATGAAAATAAATAAAGAGCTTATAAAGGGAAGTACTACAATGTTTATTCTTAAGTTGTTAAGTAGAGGCGATATGTATGGTTATCAAATGATAAGAGAATTAGAGGAGCAATCAGATAATACATTTACCTTGAAGGAAGGGACTTTATATCCTATTTTGAACTTGCTTGAAAGTGATGGCATGATAGAATCCTATTGGGAAGATACGGAGTCGGCTCGAAAAAGGAAGTATTATAAAATAACTAATAACGGTAAAAAGCTATTAGCTGAAAAAGAGAAGGAATGGGAAATATATAGCAATGCTGTAAATAAGGTTATTGGGGGTGCAGGTCTTGCATAA